Proteins from a genomic interval of Paenibacillus sp. RC334:
- a CDS encoding AraC family ligand binding domain-containing protein — MITMTDMRQDHGIDWYEKAGPNSSDDDLLFILVTFGKCVYWVNGCKFILGKGEALILPGHLPYYGKSIPTLFHTKYVIHCRKTCTNHALPPTEYRPAVADQAGMLRYAA, encoded by the coding sequence GTGATTACAATGACGGACATGCGACAGGACCATGGTATAGACTGGTACGAAAAGGCTGGCCCGAATAGCAGCGACGATGACTTACTGTTCATTTTGGTTACCTTTGGAAAATGTGTATATTGGGTGAACGGTTGCAAGTTTATTCTCGGCAAGGGAGAAGCGCTGATTCTGCCCGGACATTTGCCTTACTACGGCAAGAGCATTCCTACACTTTTTCATACCAAGTATGTGATACATTGCCGCAAAACATGTACGAACCACGCACTCCCCCCTACTGAATACAGACCAGCCGTTGCTGATCAAGCTGGGATGCTACG